Below is a window of Alistipes sp. ZOR0009 DNA.
GGGGTAGTCAACTTGGTTTCCGTTTCCAAAAATAGCTATGTTCTTCTTGCTTAAATCCATCTCTTCAATGGCGGGTACAAACTCATCCCAATAGCTGGGTAGCTCACCATCAAACCATGTTGGAACACCTAGTATTAAGTTGTCATACTTTAAAAAAAGGTCGGAAGTAATGGTGTCGGCATCAACTTTCTCGATACCTTCTCCAAAGTATTCGGCGATTTTTTCGGCCGCTTTACTCGTTTTGTGCGCCCTGAAGCTATATATGATTGCGTTTTTTTTCATCTTCAATCGATATTTTAATAGTTAGTAATCAAGTATCTCTTTTGCAGCATCGTAAATACGTTTCATGTCTGGAAGTATTGCTGCTTCAAGGATTCTGTTAAAGCCCACAGGTGTGTAGGTTGAACCAACTCGGCGTACTGGAGCATCTAGATGTTGGAAGCCTTCATTGGCAATCATTGCTGCTATCTCGCCTCCAAATCCTCCAAAAACTTTGTCTTCGTGCACAACAAGCACCTTGTTGGTTTTTTTAACAGACTCGAGTATGGTTTCCTTGTCCAGAGGTACGAGCGAACGAATATCTACAACTTCAACGGTTTTGCCTGTTTCTTTTTCAATTTGTTCTGCAGCTTCGAGGCTGAGGTGCGTTGTATTTCCGTAAGTTACAATGGTAATATCATTGCCCTCTTTACGAATACGTGCTTTTCCAAACGGAACTTCAAAATCATCAGGGACAACTGTTGCTGCTTTTGGAGAGTTGTATAGCGCCTTAGGTTCAAGGAACAGGGTCAACCCTTTAGATCTCATCGAAGAGCGAAGTAAACCTGCTGCATCGTCGGCAAATGAGGGATAAACTATACGTACGCCAGGGATGGAAGCCAATGCGCCTTCTATATTTTGCGAGTGGTATAATCCGCCACCGATATAACCGCCTGATGCTAAACGAATGGTGATGTTCGGGCTAAATTTCCCGTTGCTGCGCCAGTAGTCGTGCGAGGTATCTACGTACTGTTCCATTGCTGGCCAGAAGTAGTCAGCAAATTCGGCACCTTCAACAACGATTCTGATTTTTTCGTTGAAGCGGCTCATCCCATTAGCGGTTCCAAGGATAAAGTCTTCGGCAATAGGACCATTAAATACGCGACCTTTACCAAATTCTTGCTGCATTCCTTTGGTTACATTAAAAATGCCCCCTTTATCCTTATTGGCAACGTCTTGACCCCAAATAAAGGTATCTGGGTTATGCCTAAATTCCGCTTTTAGTGTTTCGTTTATTCCTTCTATAAGCTTTTTGCTTTGGCCTGATTCGTTGTGCGTTCCATCTATCCATTTGGTAGGCTTGTAAGGCTCTGGAGCGACAAAATCGTAGATGGATTTAGGATCAGGATCGGGCGCTGCCATTGACTTTTTATGTGCTGCTTTTACCTCTTCCTTTACCTTTTCATCAATTTTTTGAAGTTCCTGCTCTGTAAGCCTATTATAGCGAACCAGTAGCCTACGATACTTCGCAAAAGGATCATATTCCTTTACGTAGCTGCGCTCGTTTTCGTCTCGGTATAGCTCGTGGCGGTCTGAATTGGAGTGCGAGTGCATTCGAACGCAGTTAGCCTGTACAATAACAGGCATTTGGTTGGCAATAGCCCATTCTTTTGCTTCCACCATGGTGTTCATCGAATCGAAAACATCCTTGCCGTTGCAGTGCATTATGCGGATGTTTTTGAATCCAACAAAGTTATTGGCAACCTTTCTGTTGGCTGTTTGGTCTTCTTTTGGTACGGATATCCCGTAGCCGTTATCTTGAAAAACGAAGATAACAGGTAGCTTTTCGCGTGAAGCTCCGTTAATTGCCTCGTAAACGTATCCTTCGGATACCGATGATTCTCCTTGGGAGCTAATTGCTACGCCTTTTGACTGGTAGTATTTAAGTGCGCGTCCAACTCCTGCCGCATGAAGCGTGTGATTCCCTGTGGCTGAAGATACGTTGTGGATATTCCATTCTGGCTTAGCAAGATGGTTACTCATGTGTCTACCACCGCTTGACGGGTCGGTTGCTTTTGATATACCGTTTAGGATAACTTCCTCGCCAGTCATACCTGCAGAGATGGCTGTAAGCATGTCTCGGTAGTATGGGAACAGAAAGTCGTGTTCTTTATCGAAAATTTGCCCAATAGCGAGCTGAATACCGTCGTGACCAGCATAAGGGGCATGGTAGCTCCACCCAATGGCTTGCTTGAGGTAATTTGGGGCTCTATCGTCAATTGCTCTACCAAGAGCCATCAGGTAGTACCACTTTTCAAGTGTCTCCTTGGGGGTTTGTGCTATCCCGTATTTTTTATCTTTTCGCTTTTCCATTACTTTTCAAATTATATGTCTCTATTAATGTCGAATTGCTCCAGGTAATCGGCAATTCTGCGAAGGAAGTTACCTCCAAGCATGCCATCAACCACTCTATGATCGTAGCTTAGCGATAGGAACATCTTTTGGCGGGCAACAATCATGTCTCCG
It encodes the following:
- a CDS encoding flavodoxin, producing MKKNAIIYSFRAHKTSKAAEKIAEYFGEGIEKVDADTITSDLFLKYDNLILGVPTWFDGELPSYWDEFVPAIEEMDLSKKNIAIFGNGNQVDYPENFGDAVGVMAEIIESQGANIVGKTSTEGYAYESSLAAKDGVFTGLILDFENQNKLNDKRISSWVDSLKKAFR
- a CDS encoding thiamine pyrophosphate-dependent enzyme is translated as MEKRKDKKYGIAQTPKETLEKWYYLMALGRAIDDRAPNYLKQAIGWSYHAPYAGHDGIQLAIGQIFDKEHDFLFPYYRDMLTAISAGMTGEEVILNGISKATDPSSGGRHMSNHLAKPEWNIHNVSSATGNHTLHAAGVGRALKYYQSKGVAISSQGESSVSEGYVYEAINGASREKLPVIFVFQDNGYGISVPKEDQTANRKVANNFVGFKNIRIMHCNGKDVFDSMNTMVEAKEWAIANQMPVIVQANCVRMHSHSNSDRHELYRDENERSYVKEYDPFAKYRRLLVRYNRLTEQELQKIDEKVKEEVKAAHKKSMAAPDPDPKSIYDFVAPEPYKPTKWIDGTHNESGQSKKLIEGINETLKAEFRHNPDTFIWGQDVANKDKGGIFNVTKGMQQEFGKGRVFNGPIAEDFILGTANGMSRFNEKIRIVVEGAEFADYFWPAMEQYVDTSHDYWRSNGKFSPNITIRLASGGYIGGGLYHSQNIEGALASIPGVRIVYPSFADDAAGLLRSSMRSKGLTLFLEPKALYNSPKAATVVPDDFEVPFGKARIRKEGNDITIVTYGNTTHLSLEAAEQIEKETGKTVEVVDIRSLVPLDKETILESVKKTNKVLVVHEDKVFGGFGGEIAAMIANEGFQHLDAPVRRVGSTYTPVGFNRILEAAILPDMKRIYDAAKEILDY